Proteins encoded together in one Chitinophaga sp. LS1 window:
- a CDS encoding ThuA domain-containing protein, producing MKKLFVGIVCATALLMLYPMTRLIAADRPRLLVFSKTMGFRHDCIPVAKVAFIKLGQENGFDVDTTEDASAFEYKNLKKYAAVLFLNTTGNVLDDKQQAAMEKYIHKGGGFMGIHAATDTEYDWPWYNKLVGAWFTSHPAQQQATLQVVDKNNDATRHLGDKWSRWDEWYNFKDLNPDVHVLIKIDESSYEGGKNGDNHPMAWYHDFDGGRAFYTELGHTKDSYSDKTYMRHVLGGLRYVMGLKAATASTAGTFY from the coding sequence ATGAAAAAACTGTTTGTTGGCATTGTATGTGCCACCGCACTGTTGATGTTGTATCCCATGACCCGGTTGATAGCCGCGGATCGTCCACGCCTGCTGGTTTTTTCTAAAACGATGGGCTTTCGTCATGATTGTATTCCTGTTGCTAAAGTAGCTTTCATCAAGCTGGGCCAGGAAAATGGATTTGATGTGGACACCACGGAAGACGCCAGTGCATTTGAATACAAGAATCTAAAGAAGTATGCGGCGGTGTTGTTTTTAAATACGACAGGCAATGTCCTGGACGACAAACAACAGGCTGCTATGGAAAAGTATATTCACAAAGGCGGTGGTTTCATGGGTATTCATGCTGCAACTGATACGGAGTATGACTGGCCATGGTACAATAAGCTGGTAGGGGCCTGGTTCACCAGCCATCCGGCACAACAGCAGGCTACCCTGCAGGTAGTAGACAAGAATAACGATGCCACCCGTCACCTGGGCGATAAATGGTCCAGATGGGATGAGTGGTACAATTTCAAAGACCTGAACCCCGATGTACATGTGCTCATCAAAATAGATGAGAGCAGTTATGAAGGTGGTAAGAACGGCGATAACCACCCCATGGCATGGTATCATGACTTCGATGGAGGCAGAGCTTTTTATACAGAGCTGGGGCATACCAAAGACTCGTATAGCGATAAGACGTACATGCGGCATGTACTGGGTGGACTCAGATATGTGATGGGCTTGAAAGCAGCTACCGCCAGCACAGCAGGAACCTTTTACTAA
- a CDS encoding DUF1080 domain-containing protein yields the protein MKLLIPVLALSLSSAAVFAQQPNTLTAKEQKDGWKLLFDGKTTTGWHSYLQSTATDRWKVTDGAFVLDTAVKKGGGDLVTNDEYENYDFTYEWKISEGGNSGLIFSVHEDPKYGATYLTGAEMQVLDDARHPDGKYPKHNSGDLYDLKKSTKDAAKPVGEWNKARILKKDGHLTFWLNGTKTIETTIGSDEWKELLANSKFKTWDGFMKYAKGHIALQDHGNVVSYRSLKIKTL from the coding sequence CTCAGTCTCTCGTCGGCCGCTGTTTTCGCGCAACAACCCAACACTTTAACTGCAAAAGAACAAAAGGACGGCTGGAAATTATTATTTGATGGCAAAACGACTACAGGCTGGCACTCTTATCTGCAATCCACTGCTACTGACAGGTGGAAGGTAACTGATGGCGCATTTGTACTCGATACTGCTGTGAAGAAAGGTGGTGGCGACCTCGTTACTAACGATGAATATGAAAACTACGATTTTACCTACGAATGGAAGATCTCTGAAGGTGGCAACAGTGGCCTGATCTTCAGCGTTCATGAAGATCCAAAATACGGTGCTACCTATCTGACAGGTGCTGAAATGCAGGTGCTGGACGATGCCCGTCATCCGGATGGTAAATATCCTAAACATAATTCCGGCGATCTGTATGATTTGAAAAAATCAACAAAGGACGCTGCAAAACCAGTAGGAGAGTGGAATAAAGCACGCATCCTGAAAAAGGACGGTCATCTCACCTTCTGGCTCAATGGCACTAAAACCATTGAAACCACTATTGGCAGCGATGAATGGAAGGAGCTGTTAGCGAATAGTAAGTTTAAAACCTGGGATGGTTTTATGAAATATGCGAAAGGTCACATCGCCCTGCAGGATCATGGCAATGTAGTGAGCTACCGCAGTCTCAAGATCAAAACACTCTAA